Proteins encoded by one window of Lycium barbarum isolate Lr01 chromosome 11, ASM1917538v2, whole genome shotgun sequence:
- the LOC132620488 gene encoding uncharacterized protein LOC132620488 has product MTALAQISINLSPLKPNFLGLKIQQPSYCYPHLSTRKVSVCSSWNKLGAFKERPLSSFLKGKRGKNGILVKDERWGCEKRMFFVKFKQGFGFNGIGDGGGGGGGGKDNSETVRVLSNLVLAIGLTYLTMTGQLGWVLDAIVSVWLLAVLLPILGLGAFIWWAGRDIVQSTCPNCGNDFQVFRSTMNDEVQLCPFCTQPFSVVDDKFVSDPVRFSNQSTTFGEAFSDLSTPSKKGKASSIGVVDIEAEVKDVE; this is encoded by the exons ATGACAGCACTTGCTCAAATATCCATAAATTTATCACCCTTAAAACCAAACTTTCTTGGGCTAAAAATACAGCAACCAAGTTACTGTTACCCTCATTTAAGTACAAGAAAAGTATCAGTTTGTAGTAGTTGGAATAAATTAGGAGCTTTTAAGGAGAGACCCTTATCCTCATTCTTGAAAGGTAAGAGGGGTAAAAATGGGATTTTGGTGAAAGATGAGAGATGGGGTTGTGAAAAAAGAATGTTTTTTGTGAAATTTAAACAAGGTTTTGGATTTAATGGGATtggtgatggtggtggtggtggtggtggtgggaaGGATAATAGTGAGACAGTGAGAGTGTTGAGCAATCTTGTTTTAGCAATTGGATTGACTTATCTTACTATGACTGGTCAGCTTGGTTGGGTTTTGGATGCTATTGTTTCTGTTTGG CTCCTTGCAGTTCTACTTCCAATCTTAGGTTTGGGAGCTTTTATTTGGTGGGCTGGACGAGATATAGTTCAAAGCACT TGCCCAAACTGCGGGAATGATTTTCAAGTTTTCAG GTCTACTATGAATGATGAGGTTCAACTTTGCCCTTTCTGTACTCAGCCATTCTCAG TTGTTGATGATAAGTTCGTGAGCGACCCGGTAAGGTTTTCCAACCAGTCAACTACATTTGGTGAAGCATTCAGTGATCTCAGTACTCCTTCAAAGAAAG GTAAGGCTTCCTCTATAGGAGTTGTTGATATCGAAGCAGAAGTTAAGGACGTGGAGTAG
- the LOC132616599 gene encoding ADP-ribosylation factor GTPase-activating protein AGD5 yields MNEKANVTKELNAKHRKILEGLLKLPENRECADCKAKGPRWASVNLGIFICMQCSGIHRSLGVHISKVRSATLDTWLPEQVAFIHSMGNERSNSYWEAELPPNYDRVGIENFIRAKYEEKRWVPKDGIQKPPSRVQEERASVQWQQNSDRSGRGHATSSGGAYDERRNIQAPNMKQDVPATRVSIPLPPKGPEHVTSGQAVNQTSQRAEPVTVTESAKQVAEATNPPKVDYATDLFDMLSMDSSTDNGSEAASTDDNSWAGFQSAQEVTKAEKTEVTKSDDQKSQSAAASGIEDLFKDLPSIVPSASSEKPQVQKDAKNDIMSLFDKSNMVSPFAMHQQQLAMLAQQQSLLMAAAAAGGAVKLPVNAQQSSNATNMVNQNWPNLGYQFPGVMMPAASKTELEKYMQVGNMGPTHVVGNSVPVSTSSFYSMGQNTSSNGIVPPGPGKQAATPISSSSTQSTKEFDFSSLTQGMFTKR; encoded by the exons ATGAATGAGAAAGCTAATGTTACTAAAGAGCTTAACGCTAAGCACAGAAAG ATACTAGAAGGACTTCTTAAATTGCCCGAGAACAGGGAATGTGCAGATTGCAAAGCCAA GGGTCCTAGATGGGCAAGCGTGAACCTGGGGATATTTATTTGCATGCAATGCTCTGGGATCCACAGAAGTCTAGGGGTGCACATCTCAAAG GTCAGATCAGCTACTCTAGACACATGGCTTCCTGAGCAAGTTGCATTTATTCATT CAATGGGAAATGAGAGGTCAAATAGTTATTGGGAAGCAGAGCTGCCTCCAAATTATGATAGAGTTGGTATTGAAAATTTCATCCGAGCAAA ATATGAAGAGAAGAGGTGGGTCCCTAAGGATGGGATACAAAAACCACCTTCCAGGGTTCAAGAAGAGAGGGCTTCGGTGCAATGGCAACAAAACAGTGATAGAAGTGGACGTGGACATGCAACTAGCTCAGGAGGGGCATATGACGAGAGGAGAAATATTCAAGCCCCAAACATGAAGCAAGATGTACCTGCTACTAGAGTCAGTATACCACTGCCTCCTAAAGGGCCAGAGCAT GTAACTTCAGGTCAGGCTGTTAACCAGACAAGTCAGAGAGCAGAGCCAGTTACAGTTACTGAATCTGCAAAGCAGGTTGCAGAAGCTACCAATCCTCCTAAAGTTGATTATGCTACTGATCTTTTTGACATGCTTTCTATGGATTCTTCAACTGACAATGGCTCAGAAGCAGCTTCTACGGATGATAACTCTTGGGCAGGTTTCCAGT CTGCTCAAGAAGTAACAAAAGCAGAAAAAACTGAGGTTACAAAATCTGATGATCAGAAGTCTCAATCTGCTGCTGCTTCTGGAATTGAAGATTTATTCAAGGATTTACCATCAATTGTGCCTTCTGCCTCGTCGGAGAAGCCGCAGGTGCAGAAAGATGCTAAAAATGATATAATGAGCCTTTTTGACAAG TCCAATATGGTGTCACCTTTTGCTATGCATCAACAACAGCTGGCTATGCTGGCACAACAACAGTCTTTACTAATGGCTGCGGCTGCTGCCGGTGGTGCTGTAAAACTTCCTGTTAATGCACAACAAAGCTCTAATGCTACCAATATGGTAAATCAAAATTGGCCAAATTTAGGCTATCAGTTCCCAGGAGTGATGATGCCAGCAGCTAGTAAGACTGAGCTGGAGAAATATATGCAG GTAGGTAATATGGGACCGACACATGTAGTTGGGAACTCTGTGCCAGTTTCAACATCCAG CTTCTACTCGATGGGACAGAATACATCCAGCAACGGTATTGTGCCTCCGGGACCGGGCAAGCAGGCTGCTACCCCAATTTCATCAAGCTCTACGCAGTCGACAAAAGAATTTGACTTTTCATCTTTGACGCAGGGGATGTTCACAAAACGCTGA
- the LOC132619299 gene encoding uncharacterized protein LOC132619299, with protein sequence MELDLDRDQVTLIGCTICLMLTMHFSIRLVTQHFTSWKKPKEQKAIIIIILMAPLYAIDSYIGLIDFMGSKPFFTFLESVKECYEAIVMAKFLGLMYTYLNISISKNIVPDEIKGRQIHHSFPMTLFQPRTAHLNHHTLKLLKNWTWQFVVIRPVLSILMIVLQMFGLYPSWLSWTFTIILNTSVSLALYSLVIFYHVFAKELAPHKPLAKFLCVKGIVFFVFWQGILLSILVALGIIKSDHFWLKVERIQEGIQNILVIVEMVFFSIFMSHAYSAAPYRQEAVTSSGGDKKKE encoded by the exons ATGGAGTTGGATCTGGATCGTGACCAAGTCACACTGATAGGATGCACTATATGTCTTATGCTGACTATGCATTTCAGCATACGGCTAGTGACACaacattttacatcatggaagaAGCCTAAAGAGCAAAAGGCCATAATTATTATCATCCTCATGGCACCCTTGTATGCTATTGACTCCTATATTGGGTTGATCGATTTCATGGGAAGCAAACCCTTTTTCACTTTCTTGGAATCTGTCAAAGAATGTTATGAAGCAATT GTGATGGCTAAGTTCCTGGGGTTGATGTACACTTACTTGAACATATCCATAAGCAAAAACATAGTCCCTGATGAAATTAAGGGAAGACAGATTCACCATTCATTCCCTATGACACTCTTCCAG CCTCGCACAGCTCATTTGAACCATCACACATTGAAGCTTCTCAAGAACTGGACATGGCAGTTTGTTGTGATTCGCCCTGTATTATCCATCTTAATGATTGTTTTACAAATGTTTGGATTGTACCCTAGTTGGCTTAGCTGGACCTTTACCATCATCTTGAACACATCCGTTTCACTGGCTTTGTATTCTCTTGTGATTTTCTACCACGTGTTTGCAAAAGAGTTGGCACCTCACAAGCCACTAGCCAAGTTCCTGTGTGTCAAAGGAATTGTCTTTTTCGTTTTCTGGCAG GGTATTCTGCTTAGTATTCTGGTAGCACTAGGCATAATCAAATCTGACCATTTCTGGCTTAAGGTGGAGCGCATTCAGGAAGGTATTCAGAATATACTAGTGATAGTGGAGATGGTTTTCTTCTCTATCTTTATGAGTCATGCATACAGTGCAGCGCCATATCGCCAAGAAGCTGTTACAAGTTCAGGAGGAGATAAAAAGAAAGAGTGA